From Onychostoma macrolepis isolate SWU-2019 chromosome 05, ASM1243209v1, whole genome shotgun sequence, one genomic window encodes:
- the f11r.1 gene encoding F11 receptor, tandem duplicate 1: MLTFVFVCLSISVTGLHAAFTVTVDNPSVKVKENEGVDLKCSYTADFGPTPRIEWKFKDLKGSQTLVYFDSQPTGKYAGRITVYNGGQNLRFNKVTRADTGDYDCEVSGNGGYNENTIKLTVLVPPSKPVSRIPSSVTTGSNVRLTCFDADGSPPSTYKWYKDNTPLPEDPTKFPNFKNLTYKMNVFNGNLEFASVSKMDIGSYFCEASNGEGVPQRGDEVRLEVHDLNVGGIVAGVIVALLAVGLLLFGLWFASKKGYLPKKAESKSKQQAVYTQPRTDDMDDGDGEFRQKSSFVV, from the exons ATGTTGACCTTCGTCTTTGTGTGCCTCTCTATCTCAGTCACAG GCCTGCATGCCGCTTTTACAGTTACTGTTGATAATCCCTCAGTAAAAGTGAAAGAGAATGAGG GAGTTGACTTGAAATGTTCCTACACTGCTGACTTTGGGCCAACACCCAGAATAGAATGGAAGTTCAAGGATCTCAAGGGCTCTCAAACATTGGTCTACTTTGATAGCCAGCCAACTG GTAAGTATGCAGGCCGTATCACTGTGTATAATGGAGGACAAAATTTAAGATTTAACAAGGTGACACGAGCAGATACCGGAGACTATGACTGTGAGGTGTCTGGCAATGGTGGATACAACGAGAACACCATCAAACTCACAGTCCTTG TGCCTCCTTCCAAGCCTGTATCCAGAATTCCTTCATCGGTCACAACAGGCAGTAACGTCCGCTTGACCTGCTTCGACGCAGATGGCTCCCCTCCATCCACCTATAAGTGGTACAAAGACAACACTCCCCTCCCTGAGGATCCAACCAAGTTCCCCAATTTTAAGAACCTCACCTACAAGATGAACGTTTTCAATGGTAACCTG GAGTTCGCGAGTGTGTCTAAGATGGATATCGGTTCATATTTCTGTGAGGCCAGTAATGGAGAAGGAGTCCCTCAGCGTGGAGATGAAGTGCGCTTGGAAGTCC ATGATCTAAATGTTGGTGGCATTGTTGCGGGGGTTATTGTGGCTTTGCTGGCAGTTGGATTGCTCCTCTTTGGTCTCTGGTTTGCCAGTAAAAAGGGATATCTGCCAA AAAAAGCAGAAAG CAAGTCAAAACAACAAGCTGTTTATACACAGCCCAGAACAGATGATATGGATGATGGGGAT GGGGAATTCAGACAGAAATCATCTTTTGTTGTGTAG
- the ubash3ba gene encoding ubiquitin-associated and SH3 domain-containing protein B — MAAKEDLYAKVAPRMQRQNRPGTVKHGNSLDVLLSMGFPKTRALKALVSTGGRNVQAACDWLFSHVDDPFLDDPLPREYVLYLKPSGPLLNQLSNFWQQSRITCGKNKAHNIFPHVTLCQFFMCADSKVDALCEALQAVVGQWRGRFPSPLPLEFYSSSNFIGLFVEEKVAEVIKSFAADFATEAASKADVHVEPHKKQLHVTLAYHFQTNHLASLEKLAKGVDITLGCDWQAVLLSRDIRFANHETLRVMYPYVPQNDDELELVPSDFIFMSSIEQTTASEGWVYGTSMSTGLSGLLPENYVNRADECDTWVFHGSFSFLNGTPPTNIRGAMGGIFLDPHLDGRLLDDPMPVDPHSLSVLCQPMQILRPNQSHLPKRTLFVCRHGERMDVVFGKHWITQCFDAKGRYVRSNLNMPTSLPARSGGYRDYDKDCSITVFGSTQARLVGEALLESHTVVDFVYCSPSLRCVQTAHNILKGLQKDGKTKIRVEPGLFEWTKWVSGTSLPAWIPPADLAAANLSVDTTYRPHIPVSKLAVSESYETYISRSFQVTREILSECNNLGNTVLIVAHASSLEACTRQIQGLTPQNSKDFVQVVRKIPYLGFCACEEMGETGVWQLVDPPILPLTHGPNHSFNWRETLLQD, encoded by the exons ATGGCAGCAAAAGAGGACCTATATGCCAAAGTCGCTCCGCGGATGCAGCGGCAGAACCGGCCAGGAACTGTCAAACATGGAAATAGTCTGGATGTTTTGCTGTCAATGGGCTTCCCTAAAACCAGGGC GCTAAAAGCTCTGGTTTCGACTGGGGGCAGAAATGTACAAGCAGCCTGTGACTG GTTGTTCTCTCATGTGGATGACCCGTTCCTGGATGATCCTTTACCCAGGGAGTATGTGTTGTACCTGAAACCCAGCGGTCCTCTCCTCAACCAGCTTTCCAACTTCTGGCAGCAGAGTCGCATCACATGTGGCAAGAACAAAGCCCACAACATCTTCCCTCACGTAACCCTCTGCCAGTTCTTCATG TGTGCAGATAGCAAGGTAGATGCCCTCTGTGAAGCTCTGCAAGCAGTGGTGGGTCAGTGGAGAGGTCGTTTCCCCTCCCCACTCCCCCTAGAATTCTACTCCTCCTCAAACTTCATCGGCCTCTTTGTGGAAGAGAAGGTGGCTGAGGTGATCAAGAGCTTTGCAGCAGACTTTGCCACTGAGGCAGCTTCCaaagcag atGTTCATGTGGAGCCCCATAAGAAGCAGCTTCATGTAACTCTGGCCTACCACTTCCAAACCAATCATCTTGCATCATTAGAAAAACTTGCCAAAGGTGTAGACATAACCCTGGGCTGTGATTGGCAGGCTGTACTCTTGTCACGGGACATCCGATTTGCCAATCATGAG ACCCTGCGGGTGATGTACCCTTATGTGCCTCAGAATGATGATGAACTGGAGCTGGTGCCCAGTGACTTCATCTTCATGTCGTCTATAGAACAGACCACTGCCAGTGAGGGCTGGGTCTACGGGACCTCGATGAGCACAGGGTTATCTGGGCTACTGCCAGAAAACTACGTCAACAGGGCAGACGAGTGTGACACTTGGGTATTTCATGG GTCTTTCTCTTTCCTTAATGGAACCCCCCCAACCAATATCAGGGGTGCAATGGGTGGGATTTTTCTTGACCCACACTTGGACGGTCGTCTCCTTGATGACCCCATGCCAGTGGATCCCCACAGTCTGAGCGTTTTATGTCAACCTATGCAG ATCCTACGACCCAATCAGTCTCATTTGCCTAAGAGAACGTTGTTTGTGTGTCGCCATGGTGAGAGAATGGATGTAGTGTTTGGGAAACACTGGATCACTCAGTGCTTTGATGCCAAAG GTCGGTATGTGCGGTCAAACCTGAATATGCCAACGAGTCTCCCAGCGAGGAGTGGGGGGTACAGGGACTATGATAAGGACTGTTCTATCACTGTGTTCGGATCCACACAGGCTCGTCTAGTCG GGGAGGCTCTCCTGGAAAGTCATACAGTGGTAGACTTTGTATACTGTTCTCCATCTCTGCGCTGCGTGCAAACAGCTCATAATATCCTCAAAG GTCTTCAAAAGGATGGGAAGACTAAGATCAGAGTTGAGCCGGGTTTGTTTGAGTGGACTAAATGGGTGTCGGGAACCTCATTACCTGCCTGGATTCCTCCTGCAGACCTGGCGGCTGCAAACCTTAGTGTGGATACAACGTACAG ACCTCATATTCCTGTCAGTAAACTGGCCGTGTCCGAGTCCTATGAAACATACATCAGTCGCAGCTTCCAAGTGACGCGTGAAATACTGTCAGAGTGCAATAATCTGG GAAATACAGTGCTGATTGTGGCCCATGCTTCCTCTCTGGAGGCTTGTACGAGGCAGATACAGGGACTGACCCCACAGAACTCTAAAGACTTTGTGCAAGTGGTCAGAAAG ATACCTTACTTAGGCTTTTGTGCTTGTGAGGAGATGGGTGAGACAGGCGTTTGGCAGCTTGTGGATCCACCCATCCTACCCCTCACCCATGGGCCCAATCACAGCTTTAACTGGAGAGAAACACTGCTGCAAGACTGA